From the genome of Solanum pennellii chromosome 6, SPENNV200:
CTTTGTTTTACTTGTATATTCGAAGTGTGCCATTTTCACCTATCTGGACCAAGTTTTGGCAAGTAATTATACCAACTAGATTCTAATTTTGCAGTTGGTTGTTTGAGAAGTTTATACTGTTTGCTTACGTGTTAACATCTGTTTTCTTCCAACATATTCTAATGATTTGTAAGGTGATTGTTCTCTGTATGCAATTTATTCTTCATTAAAGTATTCATGCTGGTCTATAGGTGAACTTAACCTTGTCAAGATTTAAATTACTTATTAAGTGAAATctgaatatatgattttattaacCTTGCCAGGACAAGCCAGAGCCACCAGTGGAAGGTCGCTTGCCGGATGCCACCAAGGGTATGAGAGACTGATAACTTAAAGAGCAGATTTTGATTGCAAAACTCCTGTTGAGGAACATATTTTTCTTGCAATTTACCTGCCTTGGTAATCATATGTAATACCTAATGCAGGCTGTGACCACTTGAGAGACGTGTTCAAGAAACAAATGGGTCTTTCTGACCAGGATATTGTTGCACTCTCTGGTGCCCATACCTTGGTTTGTTGCCTGTTCTTAATGTTTAATCTTATTTTTTGCTAGGTTCTATTCCTACATACTTATTTCTTAGTGATATATTTCCAGGGAAGATGCCACAAGGAGCGTTCTGGTTTTGAGGGACCTTGGACTGCCAATCCCCTTATCTTTGACAATTCATACTTCACGTAATAATACTGATGTTACACGTCTTTTTTCAGTTCTCCATTTTGTGGAATTTTTGTTCATAAAAAAGTTGTTCATTTGTGGAGTACTGTTTAACTGCAAACTATCATCAGTCCCATTTTGTTTATAAGACATTTGTTATTGTCAGGGAGCTCTTGAGTGGGGAAAAAGAAGGGCTCTTACAGTTGCCGTCAGACAAGGCTCTCCTTTGTGATCCTGCTTTCCGTCCCCTTGTTGAGAAATATGCTGCggttagtatatataaaaactgCAAATATCATTCATCCAAGTTGAAAAATGCTTGCTGTGTTAACTAATGAGAACAACTCTTTGCTTATGTCAGGATGAAGATGCCTTCTTTGCTGACTATGCTGAGGCACACTTGAAGCTTTCTGAATTGGGGTTAGACATTATATAACTAATTGAGAATTCATCTATATATCTCACAGTTCTGCTTCGATATTAAGTCTAAcctatcaatttatttttttaatggcaGATTTGCTGAAGCTTAAGATGCTGATTGGAAGAGCTGGGAGTGGTGGCATATTTTTGTTAATGGTTTATTTCTGAAAAGCTTGCTGGAGCTGTTGTTTTTGCTGCTCTTTATATATCATGATTTAAATTTGGCAGCTACACTAGACGATGATATTGTGACACTCTTCCAGcttattaataaatttctagtattttgtttttgtgGTTTCATCGCttttgttaattttaaattaattacttGCTGAACTTGGAATGTTAAGGAAAAAAATGCACTCAGTTATCTAGGAAGACTTGCGTGATTGAGAACAACATAGAGTATTATTGGTCTAGAGATTGGACTGATTCTATCCAGTCatgtaattttcatttatttgattaaaagaTGTATTGGTGTGTCAAATTAAAATAGACAAGTGATCAGGGATAAAAGGAGAGTAAGGTGCATGTCTAAACTAATTGTCGTTAAATACACTTGGTAGGCCAGGAAGTGATGTATTGATTTTGGATTCTCTAaaatatttagtatattttGGGTGGTGCATTGCAAAAGTTAGGTATTTCTTGACCAAATGGCAACATTCTTCTTATTCCAAAAGAGCAAGGCTACAACATGGAAGCCTTTCACTATCTGTTGAGTCCTACACAAATAAAAGGAACAAAcaagagaagaaaacaaaagaattgaaagaataaaaaagacgAGTGATTACATTTTCTTTCAAGCTTTCTAATTTATTAGTAAACCTCTTGTTAAGCTTCCCATCAAAACTGAGATTCCGACTTCTAAATGGGGCCTATCATCGGTGAACAATCGATACCATGTAAGATATGACACTTGAGCTTAATTCAATTCCAAAATCTAGCTCTTGCGAGGAGCCTtgtccaagtccatataaggagatAAAATTTTCATCTCGTTATCGATGTGAGACATCTTAACAAATCCTTCTAACCATGTTACACAAttccctaaattaaaaataaaaattgtgaaacTATTGCGAAAATAATCGATGTCTATGTATCACCTTTGCTCTAGATAATTAAAGGTCTGTTTAGAGGCTCAATAGTACAATcctaaatatatttgtattaattagtTTTTAGGGGAAAAAATGAccacttttattttcaataaacaCATAGTAGATAATAATATGGACTCATTTTATAAgtaaatgtattttttatttttataaaattgaataataacttataacttaTGTAATATCGTTTCAAACCTATTCATTggtttaaataatgatttttttatatttttctctttttatacttatgtgaaaaattatataagagAGTAGATTAAAATAAGGGTCAACATCTCAAAACTTCACTCagttttaagaatttatttagtAAAGTCATTATACTTTGTGTAATATCAACAAAACCACTCAACTTagatttttgtatcaataaaacaCTCAGCtcaatttatcattaaaaaaaattaacatagacaaataaattatttttatgccAGATAAATACAAActccataaataaattaaaatttaaaaataccgTCAAGATTTTTTATGGATAAACTTAATtagtgaaaattattttatgaaattactatataattaaaaatgtaGTTTGATGATCTTTTTCccaaaagagagagagaagacCAGTAAAATTCTCATGACAAATAATTGTACTATACatcattttttatcatattaaaaaaatgatatatacatTGGCTTAATAATGGCAAGTATTAGTTTGTTGTGGTCattgaattataaaaataaaataaaattgacgtcttataatttttttgttgcaaTGGTTcgtcttataatttttttttgttgcaatGGTTTAGATAATATCACTAATATTTATCGGTAGAACAACGTTCACCGTGATACATTTTAAATCTtaagtacataaaaatattatgatatttatttctctaattaaatttattcttaacatttttgttgattttattttatttgtttatggagttaatatttacatttttaattttctatgtcaatttttttaaaataataaaattagttgAGTGATTTGATTTATACAAAGGTTTAAATTGAatgatattattgatattaaacattgttcaaagacttaataaattaataaagttaaattatcTTATTGATAAAAAGATCtaaattgaatgattttattgatataaaataaagtttcgTAACTTTACtagataaattttcaaagttaagtaatcttttgagatattaactccTTATAAATATCTTAACATATTAACAATTTTTATAGAATCATACGGAACAACAAGTGATGTTGAGCTATATTATGAacatatttaaactttatttttataagtgaATTCTGAAAGAAAAAACGACATACTTAATAAACATTAGAATAAGTCATACAAATCTTTATATTAccacaaataaataatcaagaggcatcaacaaaaaattaacatgATATATATTACAGTAATTTAAGGCACAAATTATTAAATTGACATGCAAAGCTAATCCACAACCCTGTAACAAATTAAAggaggaaaaatgaaaaatgtccTTAACAGTATTGAAACGACTAAACATGTCATATGTTTatagtttaattaaaaaatgtctTTATCGTcaatattttagtttaaaattgcTCTTGCAGTTAATGATTTGATCAAAAATTGTCTCTATAGTTACTAAATAGATTAAAAATGCTCTTTTccctaataaatatattatttaggaaaatgcacaagtactccctACACTATGAACAAAGTTTtaaagacacaccttaactaaactaaggtttAATTTACcctttgaactttttttttaaaaaattttatgcaCCTTTTTCTTACGTAGCACACTCCGTGACTCTACGCAATTTAAGGCGCGTGAaagatatttggatgccacgtaagccgaaaaggtgcacaatattacaaaaaaaataaattcatggggtaatatgaccttagtttagttaaggtgtgtctctgtgatttcggtcatagtttaaggggatacttgtgcattttcccttagttcttttctttttaaacacatcctctttctaattaaaatattattaaagactcctttctgtattttttttaaaaaaagaattaattgaacaactaaaaatgtagaaaatatctttttcttcttaatttatttaatcaattaaaataaaataaatttatgtaccTTTTCGACGGATAATGTAtgtcacatatatatatatataaaacttgagACAGAGAAGCGCAGAGGATGTTGAAACAATTGTTGTAAGTTACTTTTTATAGAAGACTTTAGAACTCATATATTATTTTctgttaaaaatgaatattttgttaCAAGAGGCATAAACATTTGATTTTAATAAGAATATTTGTTTATAACAATTTAtcaatggaaaaaataatttcaaatagaGGCAATTTTGTTATGATCGAAAATTTCTTTTATACGTAATCGCCTTGTTCATCTTTCTCTTCGTCTCactttttaatatatgtatatatgttatggCATAAATATTGATTCATTCTTAATGTTTAAccaaaattatatgaaaattatagtTCCTATCATTGTAGGTATCAAAATTGATGGCAAAAAATTTAGAGATGCTTTTACTTGGAACTCAAATGAGAGGGGAGGTCCCTAAACCTAATTTGGAAAATTGGTTGTACctatttaattgaaaaaatatattcgTATCGGGTgtttacattaaattaattcaattttcaatattatgcgatttaataaagtaaaatacatgttaattaattaaaggtaAATAAAATGCTCTATAAAACACACGGCATGCacatattgaattgatataaacACCCGCTGCGAATAAGTTTTACCCGGTGGCTATGTGAAGGtatcttcttttttattaatctGCTATAATTGGTAAAATATTGTGATGTGATGTAATACATGCAAATATTCCTAATAattgtaattataattttaaaatcctttatagttaaatatacattttttcagttttaatatttaagattgagattcttgattaaagatgaaagataaataaattaaaaaaattcatttgaatgTGGTTGcaacttatttttcaataatgAATAAAgcaattaaattatgtatttgttTTGTCTAATCACTTTGCTTAGCGATACCCACACTTAGGAAAACAGTTGAGAGATGCATTAACtgtttgattttaaatatgtcAAGTAAGTCATGCATCAATTTTGAACTCCACATAATTGGAGAACTATTactagaaactaaaaatattgaacTAGTCATAGATGCAAATGACCCTTTCTTTCAACAAATGTGATGCTTCTTTTCAAGTAGGACTACAAATTTGGAAACCTTCTCTTCATAAACTTTTGAGTTTTATAATCTAACAAAACAACACCCCCCACCCCTCAccccataaaaaaaaaaagatttgtaCAAATAGTTGGCCAAATTTTTTTCGCACTTGTGACACTTGATGGTTCGCTCACGTTCTTGCATCACTTGTTAACGATATTGCTATGCCAAGTTAATTCAAAATCGTAAGAATCACTGAATCGATCTAATACAACCATTGTAATAAAATTACGTCCATGAAAGTAGCAACGTaacaatatcaattttttttaactatattaATAAAAGAATTGAAATGTGATTGCGACTTTAGAATCATAATTGCAATACTAAAACAA
Proteins encoded in this window:
- the LOC107023536 gene encoding L-ascorbate peroxidase 1, cytosolic-like, yielding MGKCYPTVSEEYLKAVDKCKRKLRGLIAEKNCAPIMLRLAWHSAGTYDVCSKTGGPFGTMRFKAELAHGANNGLDIALRLLEPIREQFPTLSHADFHQLAGVVAVEVTGGPDVPFHPGREDKPEPPVEGRLPDATKGCDHLRDVFKKQMGLSDQDIVALSGAHTLGRCHKERSGFEGPWTANPLIFDNSYFTELLSGEKEGLLQLPSDKALLCDPAFRPLVEKYAADEDAFFADYAEAHLKLSELGFAEA